The following nucleotide sequence is from Apium graveolens cultivar Ventura chromosome 4, ASM990537v1, whole genome shotgun sequence.
GTTTGACACACATTTTAAGGCTCTTTATCTAGTATAGTTGTATaacttattttcaatttttttttgaataaaagtttaaacatttaatatttattcagaaggattttttttaaataatttatataaatagCTAGATAggagccttaaaatgcgtgtcgaacacttcatttcaaatgttaacaactcaaagggacagagggagtatatgTTATTCATATTTAGAGATattaatattcaaaaattattaaaCAAGAGTGTTATTTATGTTTGATGTAATATTTAAGTTACCGTTTTATAAGTAAATAACAAATATAAACTCTGAGAAGTACGTGTGAAATAAATATCAATATACTGAAATTTTATAAAGTttttttacaaaattaaaataaatatcatatTGTTGCATCATTATGAATGAATAAAATAATGATTGACATGTTTGTGTTTATGGGAAGTTTAAAAAGCCTTTATGTACTTTGACATGAAGGTTTCCTAACATTAAGGAGTGTTCATCTTGGTGTTAATTGTATTATAAATCAGGTATAAAGAAAaaagtaagttgtattattatTGCTTGTCAGTTCTGTAACTGAAATCCATGATGTTATGATGAGGGATGTGAATTACTTAGGAATTTGACGGAGGCTGTCACTGTGTATGTAACTTACCAGCTGCATTAACCAAAGTTTAGAATGTGCTGATAAAGAGTTTCTCAGGATAAGTAATGGAGTTGAACAGTCTTAACTCGAGAAGAACATAAGGAGAAATAGAGTACATGGATGAAGTTAAATCATTGTAAGCTATTTTGTATCTCGGATATATCACCGAAATCCATGATCTGATGTTAAGGAATCTAAATTACTTGGGAATTTTATACTCTGTCACTGTATTTGGAATTTATCAGCTGCATAAACAAAGTGTCTAATGTTTTGATTGAGAATTTCTCAGCATAATGGTGGAATTTGCTCCACAGTCTTAACTCTAGAATATGATAAGGAAAACAAGAGTACATGTAAGaattttaaaatagaattatGACATTTATTAAAATACTTAGGCACGTATACAAGGATATCTGTAGACTAATAGACTATTGCATGTGAAACTATGTATTAAATTAGCATTAATTGATGTTATTATAGTGCTGAACCTGATATGTAGAGTTGAAGTGAAGTGATGCCGTTGTTTTAGATGAGGGCTGTGGCTAGATGTGCTGTTTTAATGTGCAATTGGTACTATAATTCACATAATTTTTAAAGTGAATATGCCCAACATTTTAATTGTGAGTTCATAAATGACACTGTAGTAGTTTAGTTGTAGTTTCAATGAAGCATTAATTTATCACttgcatgattattattattatggaCTGTTTGCTGAATAAAGTCATTTTTGCGTTATTGTCCGTGTGTAGCAATTTGGGTGATAAAGCTGCCAACCTCATATCTATATAAAGAATCATATATAATACACTGTGACACAGAATCAAGGAAATGCCTGCACAAAAGATTGAAACTGGCCACAACGACATCATCCATGATGTAGTTATGGATTACTATGGAAAGCGTGTGGCAACAGCTTCATCTGATAGCACCATCAAAATAACTGGTGTAAGTAACAGTGGTACTTCACAGCACCTTGCTACTTTGACTGGTCATCAAGGTCCAGTTTGGCAGGCTGCCTGGGCACATCCCAAGTTTGGCTCACTCCTGGCTTCTTGTTCATATGATGGTAAAGTTATAATTTGGAAAGAAGGTAACCCAAACGAGTGGGTGCAGGGGCATGTTTTCAGTGACCACAAATCATCCGTTAATTCTATTGCTTGGGCACCTCATGAACTCGGCCTTTGCCTGGCTTGTGGATCCTCTGATGGGAATATCTCTGTCTTCACTGGCAGACCTGATGGTAGTTGGGACACCACAAGAATTGATCAAGCACACCCTGTTGGAGTAACGTCAGTTTCATGGGCCCCTTCAATGGCTCCTGGCGCTCTGGTTGGATCAGGTGTGATCAATCCCGTTCAGAAGCTGGCGTCAGGTGGCTGTGACAATACCGTGAAGGTGTGGAAGCTGTCCAATGGGACTTGGAAGATGGACTGTTTCCCTGCGCTTCAGATGCACAATGATTGGGTGAGAGATGTTGCATGGGCTCCCAACTTGGGGCTTCCAAAGTCTACAATGGCAAGTGCATCTCAGGATGGTACAGTTGTCATTTGGACAGTGGCGAAGGAAGGTGATCAATGGGAAGGTAAAATATTGAATGACTTTAAGATGCCTGTTTGGAGGGTCTCGTGGTCTTTGACCGGAAACTTGTTGGCCGTGGCAGCCGGGGACAACAATGTCACTTTGTGGAAAGAAGCCGTTGATGGAGAGTGGCAACAGGTGACAACTGTGGATTG
It contains:
- the LOC141718095 gene encoding protein transport protein SEC13 homolog B-like, encoding MPAQKIETGHNDIIHDVVMDYYGKRVATASSDSTIKITGVSNSGTSQHLATLTGHQGPVWQAAWAHPKFGSLLASCSYDGKVIIWKEGNPNEWVQGHVFSDHKSSVNSIAWAPHELGLCLACGSSDGNISVFTGRPDGSWDTTRIDQAHPVGVTSVSWAPSMAPGALVGSGVINPVQKLASGGCDNTVKVWKLSNGTWKMDCFPALQMHNDWVRDVAWAPNLGLPKSTMASASQDGTVVIWTVAKEGDQWEGKILNDFKMPVWRVSWSLTGNLLAVAAGDNNVTLWKEAVDGEWQQVTTVD